The Humulus lupulus chromosome 3, drHumLupu1.1, whole genome shotgun sequence genome window below encodes:
- the LOC133823846 gene encoding uncharacterized protein LOC133823846 — translation MTTPNVFDLYQAQEEEEVPLVRQKSSRRHNGESSQGPLAKKGRTDDPSKDMPSRQASAQPSAPAEKEAPPAATNPTPAVTKEQSQQAEVPGTKLSHRALQSAKDRLAHILKHDRCKEAMAEAENMGAMLTATAARTRAIASIEQSRVKAIEGDGGDYDEGYYEEDEGEYEDNEVENLVDHDEKDMDPVQEDPEGVRLRQHVLDQEARIAEQKEATRQMQESLLAFQAFIVAQGLAANPPPGMQPSVPPIRTGGPNDASPIPPLGPSPHPGAGSSNLAHEKGKAKMVDLVGKTNPQKKARSKNRG, via the exons ATGACTACTCCCAACGTTTTCGATCTGTATCAGGctcaggaggaagaagaagttccccTGGTTCGACAGAAATCATCCAGGAGGCACaatggcgaatcaagccaaggacccctggccaagaagggtcgaacagatgaTCCTTCCAAGGACATGCCTTCTAGGCAAGCTTCTGCCCAGCCttctgctcctgctgagaaggaggctCCACCCGCTGCTACGAATCCCACGCCTGCAGTCACGAAAGAGCAGTCCCAGCAAGCCGAAGTTCCTGGGACCAAACTTTCACACCGCGCCTTGCAATCAGCAAAGGATCGCCTTGCACATATCCTGAAGCACGACCGTTGCAAGGAGGCGATGGCTGAGGCGGAGAATATGGGG GCCATGCTGACTGCAACTGCTGCGCGTACCCGCGCCATTGCTAGCATCGAGCAGTCTCGAGTGAAAGCTATCGAGGG GGATGGGGGTGACTATGATGAAGGCTATTACGAGGAAGATGAAGGGGAATATGAGGATAACGAGGTTGAAAACCTCGTTGACCATGATGAGAAGGACATGGATCCTGTACAGGAAGATCCAGAGGGGGTCCGCCTGAGGCAACATgtcctggatcaagaagccaggataGCTGAACAAAAAGAGGCTACCCGccaaatgcaagagtccctcctagCCTTTCAGGCCTTTATTGTtgcccaaggattggcagccaatcctCCTCCAGGAATGCAACCGTCTGTTCCACCTATCAGGACTGGCGGACCCAATGACGCTAGCCCTATTCCTCCTTTGGGACCATCCCCGCATCCCGGAGCTGGCTCGTCAAATCTTGCTCATGAGAAAGGAAAAGCCAAAATGGTCGATCTTGTGGGAAAAACAAACCCCCAAAAGAAAGCTCGTTCCAAAAACCGAGGCTAA